The Streptomyces sp. cg36 genomic interval CGCCTCCCGGGACAGCTCCTCCGCGTACACCACCGTCTGCGGCCCGCCGATGCGGTCGGGATCGCGGTGGGCGTCGCTGTTGCCCATGGCGGGCAGCCACGCCCCGCCCGAACGGGCCGCGACGGCAAGGGTGTTGTCCCACTCCTGGAGGGAGACCTCGTCGTCGGGGGTGTACGGCCCGTTCCACACCTCCACCGCGTCCGCCTCGCCGAAGCCGAACTTCCAGGCGCAGCCGATGCAGGTGGCGTGCGGATGCGCGGGCACCACGAGCCCCCCGGCGCGCCGGACCTCGCGGGCGAACCGGCCGAACCGGTTCTCGCGCGCCCGGTAGCGCCAGTCCACGAAGGTCCCCGGGTCGGTGCCGAGCGCCAGCACGTGGCCGTTGCGGGTGGTGATCTCCTCGCCGGTGAGGATCAGCAGGTCGTCGCCCCACAGGCCCTCCCACGCCGGATGGGAGGAGCTCGTGTTGTGGTCGGAGGTGTTGATGAAGTCGAGCCCCGCCGCACGGGCGAGCGCGGCGATCTCGGCGGGGGTGCGCCGCCCGTCCGAGTGCCAGGAGTGCAGGTGGCAGTCGCCCCGGTACCAGGCCCGCCCCCGCCCCTTGGCCCGCGTCGGCGGGTACACCGGCGCCGGGGTGCTGCCCCGCTCACCGAACCGCAGGGTGACGGTCACGCGGTACGGCAGGCCCTGCGGCGCCACCGTGTACGGGCCGAGCGCGATGTGCCAGGTCCCGGCGCGGACCGGGCCGGGCAGGTAACCGGGGGTCGCCGCGTCCGCCCGCAGGAAGAACTCGGTGCGGGCGCCGCCCGACCAGCCCCGGAAGCCCCGCCCGCCCAGTTCGGTGCCGCGCTCGTCGAAGATCCCGATGTCCAGGGCGTTGTTCTGCGTCCCCGCCGGGACGGTGGCCTTGTCGTACGCGTACGAGACGGCCAGCTCGCGCACCCCGCGCGGGACCTCCACCGGCAGGTACACGAAGTCGGGGGAGCCGGGCGGCAGGGTGCCGGTGACCGTCCGGGTCACCTCGCCGGAACCGCCGTCACCACCACTGCCACGGCCACCGCCGTCGTCGGCGCGGGCCGCGCTCGCGAAGCTCACGGTACCGAGCGTGAGCGCGGTGGCCGCCCCCGTCATGAACAGTCCGCGCCGTCCGATGGTCCTGTCCTCGGGGGTGCCGCCCTCGGGTCCGGTCATGGCCACTGCTCCCGGTGTGGTGGAAGGGATGCCCGTCGGTTCCTGCGGAACGCTGCCGCTCTCGCCCACAGTCGTACGCGCGTGTGAACTGCCGTGCAAGGGGCGGCGGTTGGACAATGGCCGGTCCATGACCGGCCGATGGCCGTGCGCCTCCCTTGCACCCTCGCACCCCCGGGGATAGGAAGGGGGAATGCGTATCGCCACCACGATCTTCCTCACCGACGAGACGATCACCCCCGTCCGGCTCGCCCGCGAGCTGGAGGAGCGCGGATTCGCCGGGCTGTACCTGCCGGAGCACACGCACATCCCCGTCGAGCGGATCTCCCCGTACCCGGCGGGCGGCGAACTGCCGCGCCAGTACGGGCGCACCCTCGATCCCTTCGTCGCCCTCGGCCAGGCCGCCGCCGTCACCGACGGGCTGGGGCTGGGCACCGGGATCACGCTGGTCGCCCAGCACGACCCCATCGACCTGGCCAAACAGGCCGCCACCGTCGACCACCTCTCCGGCGGGCGGCTCACCCTGGGCATCGGCTACGGCTGGAACCGCGAGGAGGCCGCCGACCACGGCGTGCGGTGGTCCACCCGCCGCGAGCTGGTCCGCGAGCGGGTGCGCCTGATGAAGGCGCTGTGGGCGGCGGAGCCCACGGGGTACGAGGGCGAGTTCGGCTCGGTGAAGCCCAGCTGGGCCCATCCCAAGCCGGTGCGGGGTGCGCCCCGGCTGCTGATCGGGGGGTCGGCCGGGCCGAAGATGTTCGCGCACATCGCCGAGTACGCGGACGGGTGGATGCCGATCGGGGGGAGCGGGCTCACGGAGTCCATCCCGGTGCTGCGGGAGGCGTGGGAGGCGGCGGGGCGGGTGCCGGAGGAACTGGTGGTCGTGCCGTACGCGGTGCTGCCGGATCCGGGGAAGCTCGGGCACTACGCGGCGCTGGGCATCGACGAGGTGGTCGTCCAGCTCCCGTCCGCCGACGAGCCGACGGTCCTGAAGTCCCTGGACGCCCTCACCCCGTTCCTGAACGCGGTGAACCCCGAGGAGTAGCCGACCCGCCTTCGTCCGCGGACCGTGCGGGGCTGGTCGCGCCGTTCCCCGCGCCCCTTTTGGGGCCGGACTTCTTCTGCGGACCGTGCCCGCGTCTCGCGCAGTTCCCCGCGCCCCCAGGCGGTGCGGCCCAGCCGGAGAAGTCAGCTCGGCCACCGGCTTTCAGGGGCGCGGGGAACTGCGCGACCAGCCCAGCACGGTCCGCAGGCGAAGTCCCGGCCTGATCAGGGGCGCGGGGAACTGCGCGAGCGACCCCGCACGGTCCGCAGGCGGAGTCCGGGCCGATCAGGGGCGCGGGGAACCGCGCGAGTGGCCCAGGACGGCCCGCGCGGGCCCCCTCGTATGCTCGGGTAATGACTTCCAGCTCGCGACCGCAGCCCCCCGCACCGACCGCCAACGCGATGCGGCGCGCGCTGAAACGCGCCCGGGACGGCGTCGCGCTCGACACCGCCGAGGCGGCCGTGCTGCTGCGGGCCCGCGGGGACGACCTCGCGGACCTGACCGCCTCCGCCGCCCGCGTGCGCGACGCGGGCCTCGCGGCGGCGGGCCGCCCGGGAGTGATCACGTACTCCAAGAGCGTCTTCATCCCGCTCACCCGGCTCTGCCGGGACAAGTGCCACTACTGCACCTTCGTCACCGTCCCCGGCAAGCTCCGCAAGGCCGGGCACGGGATGTTCATGTCGCCCGACGAGGTCCTGGACGTGGCCCGCCGCGGCGCGGAACTCGGCTGCAAGGAAGCCCTGGTCACGCTGGGCGACAAGCCCGAGGACCGCTGGCCCGAGGCCCGCGAGTGGCTGGACGCGCACGGGTACGACGACACCATCGCGTACGTGCGGGCCATCTCGATCCGCATCCTGGAGGAGACCGGCCTGCTGCCGCACCTCAACCCCGGGGTGATGTCGTGGACCGACTTCCAGCGGCTCAAGCCGGTGGCCCCGAGCATGGGCATGATGCTGGAGACGACCGCGACCCGGCTGTGGTCCGAGCCGGGCGGCCCGCACTACGGTTCCCCGGACAAGGAGCCCGCCGTACGGCTGCGGGTCCTGGAGGACGCGGGCCGCTCCTCGGTGCCGTTCACCAGCGGCCTGCTGATCGGCATCGGCGAGACGTACGAGGAGCGCGCCGAGTCGCTGTTCGCGCTGCGCCGGGTGGCCCGTTCCTACCACGGCGTCCAGGAACTCATCATCCAGAACTTCCGCGCCAAGCCGGACACCGCGATGCGCGGCATGCCGGACGCGGACCTCGACGACCTGGTGGCGACGGTCGCGGTCGCCCGGCACATCATGGGCCCCGCCGGCTGCCTCCAGGCCCCGCCCAACCTGGTGGCGGGCGAGTACGCGCGGCTGATCGGCGCGGGCATCGACGACTGGGGCGGGGTCTCCCCGGTCACCATCGACCACGTCAACCCCGAGCGCCCCTGGCCGAGGATCGAGGAGCTGGCCGAGCGCTCCGCCGAGGCGGGCTTCGAGCTGCGCGAACGGCTCTGCGTGTACCCGGAGTTCGTGACGCGCGGCGAGCCCTGGCTGGACCCCCGGCTGCTGCCGCACGTCCGGGCGCTGGCGGACCCGAAGACGGGGCTGGCGAACCCGGACGCGCCGGTGCGCGGACTGCCCTGGCAGGAGCCCGACGAGGCGTTCACGGCCGCGGGCCGCACCGATCTGCACCGCACCATCGACACCACCGGCCGCACCCACGACCGCCGCGACGACTTCGACGAGGTGTACGGGGACTGGGAGGCGCTGCGCGAGGCGGCGGCCCCGGGCATGGTGCCGTCCCGCATCGACACCGATGTGCGCCAGGCGCTGGCCACCGCCGCCGACGACCCCACCCGGCTCACCGACGAGGAGGCGCTGGCGCTGCTGCACGCGGACGGCCCGGCCCTGGACGCGCTGACCCGGATCGCCGACGAGCTGCGCCGCGACGTGGTCGGCGACGACGTCACGTACATCGTGACCCGGAACATCAACTTCACCAACGTCTGCTACACCGGCTGCCGGTTCTGCGCCTTCGCCCAGCGCCGCACCGACGCCGACGCGTACACCCTCTCCCTCTCCCAGGTCGCCGACCGCGCCGAGCAGGCGTGGCAGGTGGGCGCGGTGGAGGTGTGCATGCAGGGCGGCATCCACCCCGACCTGCCGGGCACCGCCTACTTCGACATCGCGCGGGCCGTGAAGGAGCGCGTGCCGGGCATGCACGTGCACGCCTTCTCCCCGATGGAGGTCGTCAACGGGGCCACCCGCACCGGCCTTTCGATACGGGAGTGGCTCACCGCCGCCAAGGAGGCGGGCCTCGACTCCATCCCCGGCACCGCCGCCGAGATCCTCGACGACGAGGTCCGCTGGGTCCTCACCAAGGGCAAGCTGCCCACCGCCACCTGGATCGAGGTGGTGAAGACCGCCCACGAGCTGGGCATCCGCTCCTCCTCGACGATGATGTACGGGCACGTGGACCAGCCCCGCCACTGGCTCGGCCACTTCCGCACCCTGGCCCGCGTCCAGCAGGAGACCGGCGGCTTCACCGAGTTCGTGACGCTGCCCTTCATCCACACCAACGCGCCGGTCTACCTGGCCGGCATCGCCCGCCCGGGCCCCACCGTCCGCGACAACCGGGCGGTGACGGCGATGGCCCGGCTGCTGCTGCACCCGCACATCACCAACATCCAGACCAGCTGGGTCAAGCTGGGCGCGGAGGGCGCGGCCGAGATGCTCCGCTCCGGCGCCAACGACCTGGGCGGCACCCTGATGGAGGAGACCATCTCCCGCATGGCCGGGTCGAGTTACGGCTCGTACCGCTCGATCAGGGATCTGGAGGCCATCGCCGAACGGGCCGGCCGCCCGGCCCGCCCGCGCACCACGCTGTACGGGGAGGTGCCCGCCGAGCGCCGCACGGCGGCCCTCGCCTCCGACGGGCACCTGCCCGAACTCCTGCCCGTACTGGAGGAGTAGGGGAGCGGGGCGAGGAGGGGAGGCGGGGCGGCGGTGCCCGGCGGGCCGTGGGATCGCATACTGATCCCATGGCAGCGGGCAGACCGTCGATGCAGGAGCTGATCCGGCGCCGCAGGCGCGCCGGGTTCGTGGGGCGGCGGGGTGAAATCGCCGTGTTCCGCGAGAACTTCGACGTTCCCGTCGACGACGAGGGGCACCGGTTCGTCTTCCACGTCCACGGCGCCGCCGGGGTCGGCAAGACGTCGCTGGTGCGCGAGCTGGAGCACACCGCGCGCGAACGCGGCGCGGTGACCTCCTACGTCGACGAGGCCGTCAACAGCGTCCCCGAGACCCTCGCCGCGATCTGCGCCCACTTCGCCCGCCAGGGCCATCCGCTCAAGGCCCTGGAGCGGATGCTGGCCACCTACCGCCAGCGGCGCCACGAGGCGGAGTCCACCACCGCCCCCGTGCCCGCGCCCGCCGGTGCCTCGGCCGGTGCGACGGTGGCCGCCCAGGCGGGGCTCGCCGGGCTCGGTCTGGTGCCGGGGCTCGGCGCGCTGGCGGGCGGCATGGACCCCAGCCAGCTGGCGCTCGGCGCGGACCGGGTGCGGGCGGTGCTGAGCGCGCGGTTCGGCAAGCAGGAGGACGTCCAGCTGGTCCTGGACCCGGTCCGGGTGCTCACCCCGGTGCTGGTGGCGGAGCTGGCGCGGGTCGCCGACGACGTGCCCTGGACGGTCCTGTTCTTCGACACCTACGAGCGGACCGCCCCCTTCCTGGACACCTGGCTGCGCGACCTGATCACCACCGAGCGGTACGGCGCGCTGCCCGCCCAGGTGGTGCTGACCCTCGCGGGCCAGCGCCGCCTCGACCCCGGCTGCTGGGCCGACAGCGCCGACCTGGTGGCGGAGCTGCCCCTCGACCTGTTCACCGAGACCGAGGCCCGCCAGCTCCTCGCCGCCAAGGGCGTGGTGGACGAGGGCGTGGTCCGCGACGTCCTGCGGCTGTCGGGGCGGCTGCCGGTCCTGGTCTCCACGCTCGCCCAGAACCCGGGCGACGCGCGGGCCCCGGGCGCCACCGCCGTCGACCGGTTCCTGAAGTGGGAGGAGGACCCGGTGCGGCGGGCCGCCGCACTGGCCTGCGCGCTGCCCCGGCGCATCGACGAGGACGTGTTCCGCGCGGCCGTCGACGAGGACGCGGCCGGGCTCTACGGCTGGCTGTGGTCCCTGCCGTTCGTCAGCGACCACGGGGGGCGCGCCCAGTACCACGGGGTGGTGCGCGCCGCCATGCTCGGTGTGCAGCGCACCGGCTCGCCGGACCGCTGGAGCGAGCGCCACCAGCGGCTCGCCGAGGCGTTCGCGGCCCGCCTGGACGCCGCCGCCCAGGGCGAACCGCGGCGCCGCCGCTGGAGCCTCGACCTCTGGTGCGGGCTGCGCCTCGAACACTCCTACCACCTGCTGTGCGCGCGCCCCCGGGCCGCGCTCGCCCAGGTCCTGCGCGACGGCGTGGACGCCTGCGACGCCGGGCCCGCCGTCGCCCGCCGCTGGGCCCGGACCCTGGCCGAGGCGGGCGAGGACGCGGACGCCGAGCCGCTGCGGCGCTGGGGCGCGGACTGCCTGGCCGCCCTCGACGACGAACGGGCGGGCGCGGCAAGGGTCCTGGGGCTGCTGCTGGCCCGGGGCGGGCTGGACGCGGAGGGCCGCACGAGCGCCCATCTCGTACGGGGCCGGGAGCTGCGGCACGCGGGCGCCCACCAGGAGGCGCTGGAGGAGTACGACCGGTCCATCGCGCTGGACTCCGGCCGGGCCCACGCCCACTACGGCCGCGGTGTGGTGCGCTGCGCCCTCGAAGGCCCGGCCGCCGCCCTCGACGACCTGGACCGGGCCTGCGCGCTGGCGCCCGACGACGCGTACTACATCGGCTACCGGGGCGACATGTACCGCCGGCTCGGCCGCCTCGACGACGCCCTCGTCGACCTGGACCGGGCGATCCTGCTCGACCCGGGCGACGCCTGGGCGCCCGCCAGCCGGGGCGAGACCCTGCACCGGATGGGCCGCCTCGACGCCGCCCTCGCCGATCTGGACCGGGCCCTGGAGCGCAACCCGGAGTACGTGTGGGCGCTGGTCCGGCGCGCCCGGGTGCTGCGCGGGCTCGGCCGCCCCGCCGACGCGCTCGCCGACCTGGAGCGGGCCGAGCGGCTCTCCACCGACCGGGCGTGGGTGGTGGGCGAGCGCGGTGAACTGCTGCGCCTCCAGGGCCGCCACGAGGAGGCGGTGGCCGAGTACGGGCGGGCGCTGGCCCTGGACGCGGGGTACGCGTGGGTGCTCGGCAGCCGCGCCCTCTCCCTGGAGGCCCTGGGCCGTACGCGGGAGGCCCTCGCGGACTGCGGCCGGGCGCTCGACCTGGAGCCCGGCTACACCTGGGCCCTCATCACCCGGGCCCGGCTGCGCTCCGAACTGGCCGATCCCGAGGGTGCGTTGGCCGATCTCGACCGGGCGGTGGAGCTGGCGCCGGACGATCTGCACGCGCTGACCTGGCGCGGCCGGATCGCCCGTCGGCTGTGGCGCCCCGAGCGGGCGCGGGCCGACCTGGACCGGGCGGTGGACCGCCACCCCGCCGACGCGTCCCCCCTGGTGGAACGGGCGCTCCTGCGGGCCGACCTGGGCGACCGGGAGGGCGAACTCGCCGATCTGGACCGGGCGGTGGAGCTCGCGGGCCCCGCCGACGCGGGCGTCCGCACGCTCCGGGGCGAGGCCCGGCGCCGCGCCGGACGGTACGAGGACGCCCTCGCGGACTACGCGGCGGCGGCCGTCGAGGACCCGGCGGACGCGGTGGCCGTGGCGGGCCGGGGCGAGACGCTGCTGGCCCTGGGGCGGCCGGACGAGGCGTACGCGTATCTGGCGCGGGCGCTGGAACTCGGCCCGGCCCGGGGCGTGGTGCACGCCTGCGCCGCCTCCGCCCTGCTCGCCCTCGGCCACCTCCCGGAGGCGCTGGCCGCCCTCGACCGGGCGCTCGCCCTCGACCCGGACATCGGCTGGGCGTACGGCCACCGGGCCCGCGCCCGGCTGGCGGCGGCCCGCCCCGACCTGGCCCGCCCCGACCTGGACCACTGCCGGGCCCTCCTCGACGGCCGCGCCACCGACCCCGCGTCCAGGGCCGCCTCGCACCGGGCCCGCGGGAACTTCGGCGCGGCGGCGGCGGTGGCCGCGGGGCTGCCCGGCCCCGAGGGCGCGTTCCACCGCGCGATGGCCGCGGCGCGGGCGGGCACGGGGGCGGCGTCCTGGCCGGAGGCGGGCGACCGCGTGGTGACGGCCTGCGCCCGCGCGGACTGGGCCGCGGCGGAGGCGCTGGCGGCGGGGCTGAGGGGGTGGGGGGCGGTGGCGCGGGAGGTGGACGCGCTGTGGGAGCTGGCGCTCTGCGAGGGGTACGGGGGTGAGGCTTTGTCATCCTTGACAGCAAGGCTGACCACCCAACTGTCCACGCGGTCCCCCGCCCCCTGAATCCCCGGGCCCGTGCTGGGTTGCTCGCGCGGTTCCCCGCGCCCCTGGGAAACGCGTTTCCGTCTGCGGGCCGTGCTGGGCTGGTCGCGCAGTTCCCCGCGCCCCTGGGAAACCTGTTTCCGTCTGCGGGCCGTGCTGGGCTGGTCGCGCAGTTCCCCGCGCCCCTAAAGGCCCGTTCGTCTGCGGGCCGTGGTCGCTTCTCGCGCGGTTCCCCGCGCCCCTGGGAGGGCCCTTCGGGCCCATCTTCAGGGGCGCGGGGAACTGCGCGGCCCGCCTCCACCGGGTCGCAGGTGACGAATCGGCCGCCCGGCCGAGGGCTTTCGGGGAGGGGCGGGGTGGGGGACAAAAAGCGTCTGTAGTGCGGCCCAGTACATATCCCTCGCGGTCTTATTCGGACCCACCCGGTCGATTACAGTGCTGCGCCATGAGCGCAGCAGCCACAGGACCCACCACGTCCATATGGGGCCGCACCGAGCAGCAGGACTTCCGCAGCAGAGTCCGCGGCAGCCTCCTCGGCGGCGCGATCGGCGACGCGCTGGGCGCACCCGTCACCCCCCTCACCCTGGACGCGATCCGCACCCGGTACGGCCCGGAGGGCGTCACGGGCCCGACGGACGGCACGGCCGGCGGCGGCCGTGTGACCGCCGCCACCCAGCTCACCCTCTTCACCGTCGACGGCCTCATCCGCGCCCAGGTCCGCCGCGACACGGGCGCCTGGCACCCCCCGACCGACCTGCACCGCGCGTATCTGCGCTGGAGCGCCACCCAGCGCGACTGGGGCCCGGACGAGCGCCGCAAGGACAACGGGTGGCTGGCCCGCGAGGAGTGGCTGTACAGCAGGCGCGACCCGGCCCGCGCCTGTCTGCTGGGGCTGGCGGACGACGTCATGGGCACCCTGGACCGCCCCAAGAACCCGGACGCCCGCGACCCCGCCGCCGCGACCCGCTCGGGCCCGTTCGGCCTGCTGGTGGGGTGGGAGCCGCAGCTGGTGCTCCAGCTCGCCGTGGAGTGCGCGGCCCAGACGCACGGCGACCCGGCCGCGTACCTCTCGGCGGGGGCGTTCGCGGTGATCGTGCACGGGCTCGCCCGGGGCGAGTCGCTGGACGCGGCCGTGCAGCGCACGCTCGCCCTGCTGGACCACCGCCCCGGCCACGAGCCGGTGACGGCGGCCCTGCAGCACGCACTCGGCGCCGTACGCCAGGGCATGCCCGGACCGGGGCTGCTGGCGACGCTCGGCGACGGGCACCTTGCCGAGGAGGCGCTGGCGATCGCCGTGTACTGCGCGCTGGTCGGCGAGGACATCCG includes:
- a CDS encoding tetratricopeptide repeat protein, which gives rise to MAAGRPSMQELIRRRRRAGFVGRRGEIAVFRENFDVPVDDEGHRFVFHVHGAAGVGKTSLVRELEHTARERGAVTSYVDEAVNSVPETLAAICAHFARQGHPLKALERMLATYRQRRHEAESTTAPVPAPAGASAGATVAAQAGLAGLGLVPGLGALAGGMDPSQLALGADRVRAVLSARFGKQEDVQLVLDPVRVLTPVLVAELARVADDVPWTVLFFDTYERTAPFLDTWLRDLITTERYGALPAQVVLTLAGQRRLDPGCWADSADLVAELPLDLFTETEARQLLAAKGVVDEGVVRDVLRLSGRLPVLVSTLAQNPGDARAPGATAVDRFLKWEEDPVRRAAALACALPRRIDEDVFRAAVDEDAAGLYGWLWSLPFVSDHGGRAQYHGVVRAAMLGVQRTGSPDRWSERHQRLAEAFAARLDAAAQGEPRRRRWSLDLWCGLRLEHSYHLLCARPRAALAQVLRDGVDACDAGPAVARRWARTLAEAGEDADAEPLRRWGADCLAALDDERAGAARVLGLLLARGGLDAEGRTSAHLVRGRELRHAGAHQEALEEYDRSIALDSGRAHAHYGRGVVRCALEGPAAALDDLDRACALAPDDAYYIGYRGDMYRRLGRLDDALVDLDRAILLDPGDAWAPASRGETLHRMGRLDAALADLDRALERNPEYVWALVRRARVLRGLGRPADALADLERAERLSTDRAWVVGERGELLRLQGRHEEAVAEYGRALALDAGYAWVLGSRALSLEALGRTREALADCGRALDLEPGYTWALITRARLRSELADPEGALADLDRAVELAPDDLHALTWRGRIARRLWRPERARADLDRAVDRHPADASPLVERALLRADLGDREGELADLDRAVELAGPADAGVRTLRGEARRRAGRYEDALADYAAAAVEDPADAVAVAGRGETLLALGRPDEAYAYLARALELGPARGVVHACAASALLALGHLPEALAALDRALALDPDIGWAYGHRARARLAAARPDLARPDLDHCRALLDGRATDPASRAASHRARGNFGAAAAVAAGLPGPEGAFHRAMAAARAGTGAASWPEAGDRVVTACARADWAAAEALAAGLRGWGAVAREVDALWELALCEGYGGEALSSLTARLTTQLSTRSPAP
- a CDS encoding ADP-ribosylglycohydrolase family protein produces the protein MSAAATGPTTSIWGRTEQQDFRSRVRGSLLGGAIGDALGAPVTPLTLDAIRTRYGPEGVTGPTDGTAGGGRVTAATQLTLFTVDGLIRAQVRRDTGAWHPPTDLHRAYLRWSATQRDWGPDERRKDNGWLAREEWLYSRRDPARACLLGLADDVMGTLDRPKNPDARDPAAATRSGPFGLLVGWEPQLVLQLAVECAAQTHGDPAAYLSAGAFAVIVHGLARGESLDAAVQRTLALLDHRPGHEPVTAALQHALGAVRQGMPGPGLLATLGDGHLAEEALAIAVYCALVGEDIRHGLLLAVNHDGPSGATGSLCGALLGALHGETALPPGWLAELEGRSTVLELADDFAMEMTQGPALHGPAVNTPGWLARYPRT
- a CDS encoding LLM class F420-dependent oxidoreductase → MRIATTIFLTDETITPVRLARELEERGFAGLYLPEHTHIPVERISPYPAGGELPRQYGRTLDPFVALGQAAAVTDGLGLGTGITLVAQHDPIDLAKQAATVDHLSGGRLTLGIGYGWNREEAADHGVRWSTRRELVRERVRLMKALWAAEPTGYEGEFGSVKPSWAHPKPVRGAPRLLIGGSAGPKMFAHIAEYADGWMPIGGSGLTESIPVLREAWEAAGRVPEELVVVPYAVLPDPGKLGHYAALGIDEVVVQLPSADEPTVLKSLDALTPFLNAVNPEE
- a CDS encoding bifunctional FO biosynthesis protein CofGH, with translation MTSSSRPQPPAPTANAMRRALKRARDGVALDTAEAAVLLRARGDDLADLTASAARVRDAGLAAAGRPGVITYSKSVFIPLTRLCRDKCHYCTFVTVPGKLRKAGHGMFMSPDEVLDVARRGAELGCKEALVTLGDKPEDRWPEAREWLDAHGYDDTIAYVRAISIRILEETGLLPHLNPGVMSWTDFQRLKPVAPSMGMMLETTATRLWSEPGGPHYGSPDKEPAVRLRVLEDAGRSSVPFTSGLLIGIGETYEERAESLFALRRVARSYHGVQELIIQNFRAKPDTAMRGMPDADLDDLVATVAVARHIMGPAGCLQAPPNLVAGEYARLIGAGIDDWGGVSPVTIDHVNPERPWPRIEELAERSAEAGFELRERLCVYPEFVTRGEPWLDPRLLPHVRALADPKTGLANPDAPVRGLPWQEPDEAFTAAGRTDLHRTIDTTGRTHDRRDDFDEVYGDWEALREAAAPGMVPSRIDTDVRQALATAADDPTRLTDEEALALLHADGPALDALTRIADELRRDVVGDDVTYIVTRNINFTNVCYTGCRFCAFAQRRTDADAYTLSLSQVADRAEQAWQVGAVEVCMQGGIHPDLPGTAYFDIARAVKERVPGMHVHAFSPMEVVNGATRTGLSIREWLTAAKEAGLDSIPGTAAEILDDEVRWVLTKGKLPTATWIEVVKTAHELGIRSSSTMMYGHVDQPRHWLGHFRTLARVQQETGGFTEFVTLPFIHTNAPVYLAGIARPGPTVRDNRAVTAMARLLLHPHITNIQTSWVKLGAEGAAEMLRSGANDLGGTLMEETISRMAGSSYGSYRSIRDLEAIAERAGRPARPRTTLYGEVPAERRTAALASDGHLPELLPVLEE
- a CDS encoding CehA/McbA family metallohydrolase, translated to MTGPEGGTPEDRTIGRRGLFMTGAATALTLGTVSFASAARADDGGGRGSGGDGGSGEVTRTVTGTLPPGSPDFVYLPVEVPRGVRELAVSYAYDKATVPAGTQNNALDIGIFDERGTELGGRGFRGWSGGARTEFFLRADAATPGYLPGPVRAGTWHIALGPYTVAPQGLPYRVTVTLRFGERGSTPAPVYPPTRAKGRGRAWYRGDCHLHSWHSDGRRTPAEIAALARAAGLDFINTSDHNTSSSHPAWEGLWGDDLLILTGEEITTRNGHVLALGTDPGTFVDWRYRARENRFGRFAREVRRAGGLVVPAHPHATCIGCAWKFGFGEADAVEVWNGPYTPDDEVSLQEWDNTLAVAARSGGAWLPAMGNSDAHRDPDRIGGPQTVVYAEELSREAIQEGIKAGRSYVAESAAVSLAFSVAGGRGGHAGIGGRLRTAGDEPVTVRLEVSGAPGCTVAFVTDQGTLFSTGLPASGAGGAEWVTTPSYATYVRAEVRHTPTVPGLPGPLAAFTNPIFLGN